A section of the Methanoregula formicica SMSP genome encodes:
- the dinD gene encoding DNA damage-inducible protein D, whose amino-acid sequence MKPAIIRRLHKHFKDFVHVQDGVEFWFARDLQGLLGYDEWRNFLNVIEKAKESCTSSGNTVADHFVDANKMVLLGSGSQRKIEDLLLTRYACYLIAQNGDPRKEEIAFAQSYFAVQTRKQEIIEDHIRLSERLKARKHLKDSEKELSRNIYERGVDESGFARIRSKGDEALFGGHSTHAMKERLEVPQSRPLADFLPTVTITAKNLATEITNFNVSKEDMHGEDPITTEHVQNNQDVRDLLLKRGICPEALPPEEDLVKLERRVKSQEKTIAGRSGKIVSSSPDERCGKP is encoded by the coding sequence ATGAAACCAGCCATCATCAGACGTCTTCACAAACATTTTAAGGATTTCGTCCACGTGCAGGATGGTGTAGAGTTCTGGTTTGCCCGTGATTTGCAGGGCCTTCTCGGGTACGATGAATGGAGGAATTTTTTAAACGTTATCGAAAAAGCAAAAGAGTCCTGTACATCTTCAGGTAATACCGTAGCAGACCATTTCGTTGACGCCAACAAAATGGTTCTCCTCGGATCGGGATCGCAAAGGAAGATCGAAGATCTCCTGCTCACCCGCTATGCCTGTTACCTCATCGCCCAGAACGGGGACCCGCGTAAGGAAGAGATCGCGTTTGCCCAGAGTTATTTCGCAGTGCAGACCCGAAAGCAGGAGATCATCGAAGACCACATCCGGCTTTCCGAGCGACTGAAAGCAAGGAAACACCTGAAGGATTCCGAAAAAGAATTATCCCGGAATATCTACGAACGGGGCGTGGATGAATCGGGTTTTGCCCGTATCCGCAGTAAAGGGGACGAAGCCCTGTTTGGCGGTCACTCCACCCACGCGATGAAGGAGCGCCTCGAAGTTCCTCAAAGCAGGCCTCTTGCGGATTTTCTCCCGACCGTTACTATCACCGCCAAGAACCTCGCAACCGAGATCACGAATTTCAATGTCTCCAAGGAGGATATGCATGGGGAAGATCCAATCACGACCGAACATGTTCAGAACAACCAGGACGTCCGGGACCTTCTCCTGAAACGGGGAATCTGTCCTGAAGCCCTGCCACCGGAAGAAGATCTCGTAAAACTGGAGCGAAGGGTCAAATCACAGGAGAAGACGATTGCCGGACGCTCGGGGAAAATTGTTTCATCATCACCGGATGAGAGATGCGGTAAACCATGA
- a CDS encoding type II toxin-antitoxin system MqsA family antitoxin — translation MIPDRCSFCKGKLRKGTTEFLTHAAGEVIVIKDVPAYVCEQCGEAYYTADTSRKIDGVMRDAHQKKLCMRPLPAGEVSLKG, via the coding sequence ATGATTCCGGATCGTTGCAGCTTCTGTAAAGGAAAACTCCGCAAGGGAACAACGGAATTTCTTACCCATGCTGCCGGTGAAGTCATCGTGATCAAGGATGTCCCTGCTTATGTCTGCGAGCAGTGTGGTGAGGCATATTACACAGCCGATACTTCCCGGAAAATCGATGGCGTGATGCGGGATGCCCACCAGAAGAAACTCTGCATGCGCCCGCTCCCTGCCGGTGAAGTATCGTTGAAGGGATAG
- a CDS encoding HepT-like ribonuclease domain-containing protein: protein MKDDSVYLRHILDEIAFLERIAKDRTLNDLINDDYFSHAVRSAIEVIGEAANNVPESVKGEYPDLPWKEMAALRNRIIHGYFRIDYSIVWDVIVNDLPEVKPAIFTILRDMDQHS, encoded by the coding sequence TTGAAGGATGACAGCGTCTATCTCCGGCATATCCTTGACGAGATCGCGTTCCTGGAACGGATAGCAAAAGATCGGACCCTCAATGATCTCATCAATGACGATTATTTCAGCCACGCAGTCCGGAGTGCGATTGAAGTAATCGGCGAAGCGGCAAATAATGTCCCTGAGTCGGTAAAAGGGGAATACCCGGATCTTCCCTGGAAAGAGATGGCCGCCCTTCGCAACAGGATCATCCATGGGTATTTCCGGATCGATTATTCAATTGTCTGGGATGTCATCGTCAACGATCTTCCTGAAGTGAAACCAGCGATTTTTACAATTCTCCGGGATATGGATCAACACTCCTGA
- a CDS encoding nucleotidyltransferase family protein produces the protein MPGLIARPRRKSPVIKKLEAAAPAIRSTFGVTRIGIFGSFARGEETKKSDVDVVVDFAEGHATLKNFVALAERLEALFMRNVDLITVEGIDKYIRPRIEAEVIWIEG, from the coding sequence ATGCCCGGACTCATCGCAAGGCCACGGAGGAAAAGCCCGGTTATAAAAAAACTGGAAGCAGCAGCTCCGGCCATCCGCAGTACGTTTGGGGTGACGCGGATCGGGATCTTCGGCTCGTTTGCCCGCGGTGAAGAGACAAAGAAGAGCGATGTTGACGTTGTCGTGGACTTTGCCGAAGGACACGCTACCCTGAAAAATTTTGTTGCCCTTGCGGAGCGACTGGAAGCCCTGTTCATGAGGAATGTGGATCTCATCACGGTCGAAGGGATTGACAAGTACATCCGGCCCCGAATTGAGGCCGAGGTGATCTGGATTGAAGGATGA
- a CDS encoding nucleotidyltransferase family protein gives MEPLVLLRQHELELKKRFGVATIGIFGSYVRGEERPESDVDVLVTFRRGEETFDNYMDCKFYLEDLFGRKVDLVMKGAIKKRLKPYILGEVVYA, from the coding sequence ATGGAACCACTCGTCCTCCTCCGGCAGCACGAACTGGAATTAAAAAAACGGTTTGGTGTTGCAACGATTGGCATATTCGGCTCATATGTACGGGGAGAAGAGCGGCCGGAGAGCGATGTGGATGTCCTTGTCACGTTCCGAAGGGGAGAAGAAACGTTCGACAATTATATGGACTGCAAGTTCTATCTCGAAGATCTGTTCGGGCGTAAAGTCGATCTCGTCATGAAAGGTGCAATAAAAAAGCGGCTGAAACCCTACATACTTGGCGAGGTCGTGTATGCATAG
- a CDS encoding HepT-like ribonuclease domain-containing protein, which produces MARSCMHRTTLQFLDDILESIANIEEDTSGITFEDFSKDRRRRDAVIRNFQVIGEAIKNLPMDLKERYPGTDWKKIAGFRDVLTHVYFGIKYSILWDNATNNLPDLKRAIAKILKEETRRERSPAK; this is translated from the coding sequence TTGGCGAGGTCGTGTATGCATAGAACTACGCTCCAGTTCCTTGACGATATCCTTGAATCAATTGCCAATATTGAGGAGGATACAAGCGGTATCACCTTCGAGGATTTTTCAAAAGATCGGAGGAGACGGGATGCGGTTATCCGGAATTTCCAGGTCATAGGTGAGGCCATCAAGAATCTCCCGATGGATCTCAAAGAGCGATATCCGGGAACGGACTGGAAAAAGATTGCCGGATTCCGCGATGTTCTTACCCATGTCTATTTCGGAATAAAATATTCGATTCTCTGGGATAATGCAACAAACAATCTGCCCGATCTTAAAAGAGCTATTGCAAAAATTCTGAAAGAAGAAACACGAAGAGAGAGAAGCCCGGCAAAATAG
- a CDS encoding type II toxin-antitoxin system Phd/YefM family antitoxin has translation MMDESGNKVAVMLPIREYEHLREDLHDLAMVAEWRDEGTISLAGLKKRVM, from the coding sequence ATCATGGACGAGAGCGGCAACAAGGTCGCGGTGATGCTCCCCATCCGTGAATACGAGCATCTCCGGGAAGACCTCCACGACCTCGCGATGGTTGCCGAGTGGCGGGACGAGGGCACGATCAGTCTTGCCGGGCTGAAGAAACGCGTGATGTAA
- a CDS encoding carboxypeptidase-like regulatory domain-containing protein — MTMTEHLIHLTVPHNFLFIFRIMKFALPVLIGILMIIPAIHAEPDMNTSTIPSGDSVIILDIKAPQEKKVFLNLPEPPRVTVIGYVRNMESLQSVIVSSNEGSTDCGNTSFISCTIPVTKGLNQITITAMDSVGRRVSTTRNFSIEYGVPDLPPRITISGKITTPDGRPVAGATVRTEFPRPYDTKTVTVQSDADGTYRINNAHGFRQKISVEKNGYTNITKEMTFTQNVNTADFILEPTTKSASGLTIVMCFVAIFGVILIFSRKQQTHLV; from the coding sequence ATGACAATGACGGAACACTTGATCCATTTGACAGTTCCCCATAATTTTCTATTTATTTTTCGTATCATGAAATTTGCACTACCTGTCCTTATCGGGATATTGATGATCATTCCCGCAATCCACGCTGAACCGGATATGAATACTTCAACGATTCCCTCCGGCGATTCAGTCATTATTCTCGATATTAAAGCTCCTCAGGAGAAAAAGGTCTTTCTGAATTTGCCAGAACCACCTCGTGTTACAGTGATTGGTTATGTGAGAAACATGGAATCATTGCAATCGGTCATCGTCAGTTCCAATGAAGGGTCGACAGATTGTGGCAACACATCGTTTATATCCTGTACGATTCCGGTTACAAAAGGTCTGAACCAGATCACTATCACGGCCATGGATTCTGTCGGGAGACGGGTATCTACGACAAGAAATTTCTCAATAGAATACGGAGTGCCTGATCTACCACCCAGAATTACCATATCCGGAAAAATTACTACACCGGACGGTCGTCCCGTAGCGGGGGCAACAGTCCGAACGGAATTTCCCCGGCCTTATGATACAAAAACGGTTACCGTACAGTCAGATGCCGATGGTACGTATCGTATCAACAACGCACATGGATTCCGCCAGAAAATCAGTGTGGAAAAAAACGGGTATACAAATATTACAAAAGAGATGACTTTTACGCAAAACGTTAATACCGCTGATTTCATCTTAGAACCGACAACAAAATCCGCTTCCGGATTAACGATAGTCATGTGCTTTGTCGCGATATTCGGAGTTATTCTGATTTTTTCCCGGAAACAGCAGACACATCTCGTGTGA
- a CDS encoding HEPN domain-containing protein translates to MTVDPGEWFRQAQYDLGTAESLVSSGRYPPAVFFCHLALEKALKALCAEKFDSEPDKTHNLVYLVELLGLELPQPYLDSLFVINRTGVTGRYPHNLEKVLEQYTTEKTRKLLADTREILTWLMQRSSKR, encoded by the coding sequence ATGACGGTTGATCCCGGGGAATGGTTCCGGCAGGCACAGTATGATCTCGGCACTGCAGAATCGCTCGTTTCTTCCGGCAGGTATCCCCCGGCGGTTTTTTTCTGCCACCTGGCACTGGAAAAAGCCCTCAAGGCTCTTTGTGCAGAGAAATTCGACAGTGAACCGGACAAAACACATAATCTTGTCTATCTTGTTGAACTCCTTGGACTCGAACTGCCGCAGCCATACCTGGACTCGTTGTTTGTCATAAACAGGACCGGGGTCACGGGACGCTATCCCCATAACCTTGAAAAGGTTCTTGAACAATATACAACAGAAAAGACCCGAAAACTGCTTGCGGATACGCGGGAGATTCTTACATGGTTGATGCAAAGGTCCTCGAAGCGGTGA
- a CDS encoding nucleotidyltransferase domain-containing protein, whose protein sequence is MVDAKVLEAVNYFSKIIRESGIHIDSIILFGSSSTGLTRPGSDIDLAIISDDFAGRDIFDRALLTRDAELNTIKKFRVPLDIVTLTTEELADTASPIAGTLRNGIALLPTSSV, encoded by the coding sequence ATGGTTGATGCAAAGGTCCTCGAAGCGGTGAACTATTTCAGTAAAATAATCCGTGAGAGCGGGATCCATATCGATAGTATTATTCTGTTTGGCTCTTCGAGTACAGGCCTGACACGACCGGGCAGCGACATCGACCTTGCAATCATATCCGATGATTTCGCGGGCCGGGATATTTTCGACAGGGCGCTCCTGACCCGGGACGCAGAATTAAACACGATTAAAAAATTCCGGGTGCCGCTCGACATCGTGACCCTGACAACCGAAGAGCTTGCCGATACGGCATCGCCGATTGCAGGGACACTCCGGAACGGGATTGCCCTGCTCCCGACTTCCTCGGTGTGA
- a CDS encoding C39 family peptidase: protein MNLSKIGVVLLALLLAGMAVVPCVSAVENENDVDQATAQHIAEMHMQSVATMSGDYKEWVTGTLQPSTVYYDLNDHKTAYLFDVSVDGLYSGYILTSATRNNYPILEFSRGKVPDAGPETLSRAQQAVQSSVDTKTQNVGSPRLLYLGGTFYFAQYPVTDSEGSTIETKFVDLSDNSIVDLQDLAKKYPLDREEQKNREAARIKKANQMWDSYDNPAPASVSGMSKTYGSKYIQGVPLYSQPLNNYCSPTSAGMVLSYWDSHGYPNIPDNSYTLVTELATAMSTSTSTGTYIYNVDDGMNTVSSNHGYGSSLTFNEDGWVTFADVKTEVNANKPFVLNMLGGGTGYGRSQAYGDHSVAVVGYESYLSGDYVVIQDTWTPLTSISLQFDSWLGAVADYSRPT, encoded by the coding sequence ATGAATCTATCTAAAATTGGCGTCGTCCTGCTGGCATTGCTGCTGGCGGGGATGGCGGTAGTACCGTGCGTGAGCGCGGTGGAAAATGAAAATGATGTCGACCAGGCCACTGCCCAACACATCGCAGAAATGCATATGCAATCGGTAGCAACAATGTCCGGGGATTACAAAGAATGGGTAACCGGAACATTACAGCCGTCAACGGTGTATTATGACCTGAATGATCACAAGACTGCCTACTTGTTTGATGTCTCTGTGGATGGCCTTTATTCCGGATATATCCTGACATCTGCAACACGAAACAACTATCCTATTCTGGAATTCTCCCGCGGAAAAGTACCGGATGCTGGTCCTGAGACGCTATCCCGGGCTCAACAGGCAGTCCAGTCTTCAGTTGATACGAAAACGCAGAATGTTGGATCACCCAGGCTCCTCTACCTGGGCGGTACCTTTTACTTTGCCCAATATCCTGTAACGGATTCCGAAGGCAGTACCATTGAAACAAAGTTCGTTGATCTCTCTGACAATTCCATCGTTGACCTGCAGGATTTAGCAAAAAAGTATCCTCTGGACAGAGAAGAACAAAAAAACCGTGAAGCTGCGAGAATCAAGAAGGCAAATCAGATGTGGGACTCTTATGATAATCCTGCCCCTGCGTCAGTATCGGGCATGTCCAAAACGTATGGATCAAAATACATCCAGGGAGTTCCACTCTACAGTCAGCCTCTGAATAACTATTGTTCGCCAACATCAGCGGGAATGGTACTTTCCTACTGGGATTCACATGGATATCCCAATATACCTGACAATTCATATACTCTCGTCACTGAACTCGCCACAGCGATGAGTACATCGACAAGTACCGGGACTTACATATATAATGTGGATGATGGCATGAACACAGTCAGTTCCAACCATGGATATGGAAGTTCTCTCACTTTTAATGAAGATGGCTGGGTGACATTCGCCGATGTAAAAACGGAGGTCAATGCAAACAAGCCTTTCGTTCTCAATATGCTGGGAGGTGGCACAGGATACGGTCGGTCGCAGGCATATGGGGATCATAGTGTAGCCGTTGTTGGCTATGAATCCTATTTGTCCGGTGACTATGTCGTTATCCAGGACACGTGGACTCCCCTGACATCAATTTCACTGCAGTTTGACAGCTGGCTTGGTGCGGTTGCGGATTATTCCCGACCCACGTAA